The genomic interval GGGCGGACGGCGGCCGGACTGGCGGCCCGGGAGCTGACGAGGGGCGGGGCCGCCGGAGCGCGCGCCCCTCAGCTCGTGAAGAACTCCGTGATCCGCTGCGCCGTCTGCTCCGGATCGGCCTCGTGCGGGCGGTGACCGCCGCCCATCGTGACCAGGTGGCAGTCCGGGATCATCGAGGCCATGTCCTGGAGCCGCCCCTGCGGCATCGTGCTCGTCGGTCCGCCCGCGAGCAACAGCGTCGGCGCGACGATCTCCCCGAGACCCCGCGCCCACGCCGGATCCGGGTCCGCCAGCTCGCCGTTCACCGGGGCGAGCGCCGCCTCGTCGTAATCGGCGGGCCCGTCCGGCTCGACCGCCGGGCCCGCCGCCCCGGGGAACGGCGGCGGGGTCTCCACCAGCACCAGCCGCTCCACCCGGTCCGGGTGCTCCTGCGCGAGGAGGTGGGCGACGACCCCGCCCATGCCGTGGCCGACCACGCCCGCCCGGTCGAGTTCGCACTCGTCCAGGAAGCCGAGCACGTCGTCGCGCATCAGCTCCAGGTCGTACTCGTCGGGCCAGTCGCTCTCCCCGTGGCCGCGCAGGTCGATTGCGTACACCCGCCATTCCCGCCCCAGCAGGCTCCCGGCCGCTTCCCAGCTCGCCGCGCTCGCGCCGAGATCGTGCAGCAGTACGACGGGCGACCCGAACGGGTCACCCCAGGTCCGGTACGCCAGCCGCACGTCGCCGACATCCACCACAGACTGATCATCCATGCCCCCGACGCTACCGCCGAATGCGCCGGTATCACGCCTCTGGCCTGGCAGGCTGGACCGGTGAAGCTCACCACGCGCGCCCTGGTCACCCCCTTCGCCGCCCTCCTGATGACCGCCACCACGCTCACCGGCTGCGCCCAGGCCGGTGGCTCCTCCGGCAAGGGGGCGGCGGACGGGCTGGCCGCCCCGGCGAAGAAGGACATCGCCATGCAACTGGTCTCCAGCGCGGAGAACTCCACGCTGGACTGGAAGGCGCAGTACGGCTACATCGAGGACATCGGGGACGGGCGCGGCTACACGGGCGGCATCATCGGCTTCTGCTCCGGCACCGGGGACATGCTCCGGGTCGTGGAGCGGTACGCGAAGTCCCGGCCGGGCAACGCGCTGGAGCGGTTCCTGCCCGCGCTGCGGAAGGTGAAGGGCAGCGACGCGCACACGGGGCTCGGCTCCCCGTTCGCCCGAGCCTGGGCCGAGGCGGCGAAGGACGCGAAGTTCCGGGAGGCGCAGGACGCCGAGCGGGACGCGTCGTACTTCGATCCGGCGGTACGGCAGGCGAAGCGGGACGGGCTGGGCACGCTGGGCCAGTTCGCGTACTACGACGCGTACGTCATGCACGGCGAGGCCGACGCGGACGGCACCACCGGTTTCCGCACGATCCGGAGCCAGGCGCTCGACGCGGCCAGGACGCCCGCGGACGGGGGTGACGAGACCGCGTATCTGGACGCCTTCCTCGACGCCCGGGTCGACGCGATCCGCGAGGAGCCCTCGCACAGCGACACCAGCCGGGTCGAGACCGCGCAACGGGTCTTCCTGGACGAGGGCAACCTCGATCTGGACCCGCCGCTGGCCTGGAAGGTGTACGGCGACAGCTACGAGATCAAGAGCTCCTAGCCCGGGTAACGTTCCTCAACTCGCCCGTGTCGAAGGGGTGTACGACCACCGTTCGCGCCTGATAGGAAAGCTTCCTAACAGAACAGCGGAACGACGAACTCCTTTGGAGGACAGGTGTACGCTCCCCACAAGCGCACCGCACGTCGCACCACCCGATCCGTGCGCCTCGCGCTCGTCGCGGTCGGACTGACCCTCACGGCGGTGCCCGCCACCGCCTTCGCCGGCACCACGCCCGTCCCCACGGCGGCTCACCAGCAGGAGGCGGCCTTGGCCGGTCTCGACGATCCGGCGAAGAAGGACATCGCCATGCAACTGGTCTCCAGCGCGGAGAACTCCACGCTGGACTGGAAGGCGCAGTACGGCTACATCGAGGACATCGGCGACGGCCGCGGCTACACCGCGGGCATCATCGGCTTCTGCTCCGGCACCGGCGACATGCTCGACCTGGTGGAGCTGTACACGCGGCGCAAGCCGGACAACGTACTGGCCGGGTATCTGCCGGCCCTGCGCGAGGTGGACGGCAGCGACTCGCACGACGGTCTGGACCCGGGCTTCCAGGACGCCTGGGAGACGGCCGCCCAGGATCCGGACTTCCAGCAGGCGCAGAACGACGAGCGCGACCGGGTGTACTTCGACCCGGCGGTCGGCCGGGCCAAGAGCGACGGCCTGGGCACGCTCGGCCAGTTCGCCTACTACGACGCCATCGTGATGCACGGCGACGGCGGCGACAGCACGAGCTTCGGGTCCATCCGGCAGCGGGCCCTGGCACAGGCGAAGCCGCCGGCCCAGGGCGGTGACGAGGTGGCCTACCTCGACGCCTTCCTGGACGCGCGGGTCTGGGCCATGGAGCAGGAGGAGGCCCACTCGGACACCAGCCGGGTGGACACCGCCCAGCGGGTCTTCCTGCGGAACGGCAATCTGAACCTGGACCCGCCGCTCGACTGGAAGGTGTACGGGGACAGCTTCCACATCGGCTGAGCACCGGCGGAACCACTCGTGGCGCGTACGGCCAACCCCGTACGCGCCACGCTGTGCTGACCGTACGTCAGTGAGCGGCGACCTCCATCGCCTTGACCGGGTCGTGGCCGCCAGGTGCGGTGCCCGCCTCGTCCGTGTCGGCTTTGCGGCCGAGGTGGTTGAAGGCCAGGTTGAGGACGATCGCCACCACGCATCCCGTCGAGATGCCGGAGTCCAGGACGACCAGGAGGTCCTTCGGGAAGGCGTGGTAGAAGTCGGGCGCCGCGATCGGTATCAGCCCGACGCCGACGGCCGCCGCGACGATCAGCGCGTTCTCGCCCTTCTCCAGCGCGGCGCCGGCCAGGGTCTGGATGCCGCTGGCCGCGACCGAGCCGAACAGGACGATGCCCGCGCCGCCGAGCACCGGCAGCGGCACCAGCGCGATGACGGACGCGGCCACCGGGACCAGGCCGAGCAGGATCAGGATGCCGCCGCCGGCCGCGACGACGAAGCGGCTGCGGACCTTGGTCATCGCGACCAGGCCGATGTTCTGGGCGAAGGCGCTGCACATGAAGCCGTTGAACAGCGGGCTGATGGCACTGCCCAGGGTGTCGGCGCGCAGCCCGCCCTCGATGGTCCGTTCGTCGGCGGGGCGGTCCACGATCTTGCCGAGGGCCAGCATGTCCGCCGTGGACTCGGTCATGCAGACCAGCATCACGATGCTCATCGAGACGATCGCGGCGATCTCGAACTGCGGGGCGCCGAAGTGGAACGGGGTGGGGAAGCCGATCGCGTCGGCGTTCTTGATCGCGCCGAAGTCGGTGATGCCGACGGGGATCGCGATGAGCGTGCCGATGATCAAGCCGAGCAGGATGGCGATCTGCTGGAGGAAGCCGCGCAGCAGTTTGCGCAGGGCCAGCACGATGACGAGGGTGACCGCCGCCATGGTGATGTTGGTGGTGGAGCCGTAGTCGTGGGCGGTCGCGTTGCCGCCCTGGGACCAGTTGAAGGCGACCGGCAGCAGCGAGACACCGATGAGGGTGATGACGGTGCCGGTGACCACGGGTGGGAAGAAGCGGACCAGTTTGCAGAAGTAGGGCGCGAGGACGAAGCCGAGGAGGCTCGCCACGATGATCGCGCCGAAGATGACGGCGATCCCGTCGTGGCCCCGGTCCTTGCCGATCGCCACCATCGGGGTCACCCCGGCGAACGAGACGCCGTTGACGAACGGCAGCCGGGCGCCTATGCGCCAGAAGCCGAGCGTCTGGAGCAGGGTGGCTATGCCCGCGGTGAACAGGCTCGCCCCCATCAGGAACGCGGTCTCCTTGGGGCTGAGGCCCACGGCGGGCCCCACGATCATGGGCGGGGCCACCACGCCCGCGTACATCGCGGCCACGTGCTGGAGGCCGCTGGTGAACATCTTCAGCGGGGGGAGTGTCTCGTCGACCGGATGCTTCCGGTCGGACG from Streptomyces drozdowiczii carries:
- a CDS encoding alpha/beta fold hydrolase produces the protein MDDQSVVDVGDVRLAYRTWGDPFGSPVVLLHDLGASAASWEAAGSLLGREWRVYAIDLRGHGESDWPDEYDLELMRDDVLGFLDECELDRAGVVGHGMGGVVAHLLAQEHPDRVERLVLVETPPPFPGAAGPAVEPDGPADYDEAALAPVNGELADPDPAWARGLGEIVAPTLLLAGGPTSTMPQGRLQDMASMIPDCHLVTMGGGHRPHEADPEQTAQRITEFFTS
- a CDS encoding chitosanase, producing the protein MKLTTRALVTPFAALLMTATTLTGCAQAGGSSGKGAADGLAAPAKKDIAMQLVSSAENSTLDWKAQYGYIEDIGDGRGYTGGIIGFCSGTGDMLRVVERYAKSRPGNALERFLPALRKVKGSDAHTGLGSPFARAWAEAAKDAKFREAQDAERDASYFDPAVRQAKRDGLGTLGQFAYYDAYVMHGEADADGTTGFRTIRSQALDAARTPADGGDETAYLDAFLDARVDAIREEPSHSDTSRVETAQRVFLDEGNLDLDPPLAWKVYGDSYEIKSS
- a CDS encoding chitosanase; protein product: MYAPHKRTARRTTRSVRLALVAVGLTLTAVPATAFAGTTPVPTAAHQQEAALAGLDDPAKKDIAMQLVSSAENSTLDWKAQYGYIEDIGDGRGYTAGIIGFCSGTGDMLDLVELYTRRKPDNVLAGYLPALREVDGSDSHDGLDPGFQDAWETAAQDPDFQQAQNDERDRVYFDPAVGRAKSDGLGTLGQFAYYDAIVMHGDGGDSTSFGSIRQRALAQAKPPAQGGDEVAYLDAFLDARVWAMEQEEAHSDTSRVDTAQRVFLRNGNLNLDPPLDWKVYGDSFHIG
- a CDS encoding nucleobase:cation symporter-2 family protein; protein product: MAATPRFRDDASATPHTDGAPETAPSDRKHPVDETLPPLKMFTSGLQHVAAMYAGVVAPPMIVGPAVGLSPKETAFLMGASLFTAGIATLLQTLGFWRIGARLPFVNGVSFAGVTPMVAIGKDRGHDGIAVIFGAIIVASLLGFVLAPYFCKLVRFFPPVVTGTVITLIGVSLLPVAFNWSQGGNATAHDYGSTTNITMAAVTLVIVLALRKLLRGFLQQIAILLGLIIGTLIAIPVGITDFGAIKNADAIGFPTPFHFGAPQFEIAAIVSMSIVMLVCMTESTADMLALGKIVDRPADERTIEGGLRADTLGSAISPLFNGFMCSAFAQNIGLVAMTKVRSRFVVAAGGGILILLGLVPVAASVIALVPLPVLGGAGIVLFGSVAASGIQTLAGAALEKGENALIVAAAVGVGLIPIAAPDFYHAFPKDLLVVLDSGISTGCVVAIVLNLAFNHLGRKADTDEAGTAPGGHDPVKAMEVAAH